The genomic interval GGGGCCTTGAGCAGCTTGGCCGTTGTCGCCTTGGCCTTGCTCTTCGGCTTGACCGGGGCGGTGAGGGTCACGGGCAGGCCGCTAGCCTTTGCACCCTTTCCGGCTTCGGTAGGAAGTTCAACGGTCACGGAGCCGGGTGTGGGCCACACAGGCTTAGTTGTGGCGGCTCTGCGTGTCCTGGCGGCTGCCGACACGGTCGGATCATTGATCTTATTGACCTTGGCCAGGAAGGCCGTGGCCTTGCCGTACTGCGGTTTGGGCAGCTTTGTATGGCTGCGGCTGACGTCGTCGGCTGGTGCCGCGCCGAGCAGCGTGGCCGTCACGGCAGCAACCACAGGCAGGCTGACCGCCGCCAGTCGGCGTCGTCCCGCCCGGTGCCACGACCATGAGGGCAGCACGAATCTGCGCCTTGTCACAGTGGGTTCCTTCGGTCTCGAAACGAGGCAGCGTGCCGGGTCGGACTGCCCGGCACACCGCGGGAATCGTGGCTGCGCCTCAGAGGATGCGCAGCGGTACAGGTTCAGCCAATGTCGATGGGCGGTTCGTCGACAATGGACAGCTGGGTGATCTCCTCCTCGGAGAGCACGCCGGCGTACACGCGCATGTCGTCGAGCTGTCCCGGAAGGGCGTTGCCCCATGCGCCGGTGTCGTGCCGTCGGGAGCCGCCGACCATGAGCGGGCCGGTGGGCTGGTAGACGTCGGCGACGTAGGCGCCGTTCTCGTCGCCCTGGCGTTCGCCGGTGACGTAGAGCTTGGCCGACTGCGTGACGGAGTCGTACACGCCGACCACGTGGATCCAGTTACCGGGCGGGTTGACCTCATCGGAAACAGTGGTGGCCGCTGGGCCGTTGAGGACGTCGGTGGCATAGACACCGAAGTTCCAGTCGCCCACCGTCTCTCCAGCCTCCTGCCGGTACCACAGGCGGAATGCGTTGCGCTGGTTGCCCGGGTGGGAGAAGACGGTGGGTGAATGGGCGACGGTGGTGTCCTCAAGCTTCAACTGCGCGAGATTGGCCCATCCGGCCACGGTGAAGCTGCCGCTGTCGTCCAGTGCCACCGCAGAAGTGGCACGGCCAAGGACGGCTTCGTTCAGTTCGAGGACATTGCCGTGTCCGGCGTCGTCGGTGGCTTTGAAGGCCGCACCGGTCTGGAGCAGCAGCTGATTCGCCCGGCCTGAGGCGTCAGCACCGGTGGTGCCGGAGGTCTCGTCCATGTTCCAGTGGGCGAGCAGCTCCGCCTGGGTCTTGCCGGTCGCGGGGTCTTCCAGGTTGGCCAGGGCTGCCAGCTCGTCGGGATAGACAACGCGCTTGTACGCCTGAACCTGGTCGATCTGGCCGGTGAAGTAACTGGAGGGGCCACCGCCGCCCTTGAACCGGCCGACCTCAAATGGGCCGGTGCTCGCCCAGGGCGTGGTGAAGGCCGTCTCCTGCTGCAGCTCACCGTTCACGTACAGGCGGAGCTGCTGGTTCTGACGGTCGAAGACACCCAGCAGATGAGTCCAAGCACCAACCACACCGGGCTTGGTGGAGATGGCCCGGACGATGGTGGGGCTTGCGGTGTCGGAGTCGGCGGCGTACCGGTTGAACACCCACCGGTCGAGGGACTCGGAGTAGTACAGCTGGAAGGCGCCTACCTTCGAGCCGTTCTGGTTGGCAACTGTACTGATCTTGTCGCGGGTGCCCAGGTTGGCCCAGGCAGAGACGGAGAAGCTGCCTGCGGTGTCCACGACAGATCCACTGGTGGCGGCGTAGCTGCTGGTGCCGTTGGTTTTAAGGCCCTTGCCTTGGCGTGCGTAGTTCGTCCAGGTGGCGTCGGTGAGTGTCAGGGGGTTGGCGGTGCCCTGCGCGTTGGCAACGGTGGTGCCGTTGCCCTCGTCGAACTTCCACACACCCGCCGCCGCCGCCGGTTTGGCCACGTTGAACAGGTAGTCGCGGGTCTCGCCCGGATTGCCCGCAGCGTCGAAGGTCTGCACGCGCAGGGTGTTGGTCAGCCGCTTGTCCGGGGTCACCGACACCTTGTGGGTGGCAGTGTTCGCGCTGTAGGTCTTGTCCTCGATCTTTACGCCATTGAGCCAAGTCACATAACGCCGAACATCAGCAGCTCCAGCGGCGATGGTGAACGTACCCGTCATGCCGACGCTGCCGGTCTCCGGCGACGTGGCGCAGGTGGTGCCGGCGCACTGCGGATACACGTTGTTGTCGGAGGTGATGTCGGGCTTCGGCGGGCCGGTGTTGTCGACCTTGAAGTAGCAGGACGCCGTTGACCACGGGCTGTACAGGTAACCGGTGGTTCCGTTGTAGGTGTACTTGTACTCGGTACGGGCCCGGAAGTGATAGGTGGTGCCGGACGTCAGGGTGGCCGTTGGGACCGTTCCTGCAGTTCCGCTTGCGGTGTAGGCGGAGGGCTTCAGCGAGGTCGGTGTGGTGCTGCTCCCTGTGTACAGTTCGAAGTTCGGTCGCAGCACGGCGTTGGAACCGTCCGCGGAGGTCGGGGTGGCCGTCAACCGCGGAGTAGTGTCACGGATGATCGCCGGGCTGGACGAAGACGAACATGACACGTTCGGATCTGACATCTTCACCGTCGATGGAGCGCTCGTCGGCGGCGTTACATAGGTGATCGACAGGATCGGCTTGCGCTCGGAAGTGGTCGCTGAATCCTTGGGCGACATGAACTGCTTCCAGGCGATCGGATCACCCTCGTCGGCCCGCAGCCCCAGCGTAGTTGTCGTCGACTTCGCCTTGGCGGTGTAGGCCACCGCGGACGTGGCGTCGAACTCAACGATTGCGTCCTTGCAGTCGCTGGAGAACCCGTTGGCCGCGGAAACAGTGTCCACCTTCGCCGACCATGAGGGCGCACCCCACTTAGTCGAGGAGTTGATGGGGCTCGTGCGCCACAACTCAACGTTCTTCTTGGTGCAGTTCGCGGACCAGATCTCGTAGGCCGAGAACTGCGCGTGCAGAATCTTCTTGCCGGACACCGCGCGGGTGTCGAACTGGAAGAGAGAGCGGGCCTTCTTGTTGTCGACGAACGCGTCGTAACCGACACCAAGAGCGTGGCTGGTGTTCCAGAAGGACGTGTCCAGCTCGCTCGACCAGACCGTGGTCCAGCCGGCCAGCTTCGCCTTGACAGTGGGCGGATCGATTACGACGGGGTACGTCGTCTCGGGGTCCTGCAAGAACTCCTGATCGGGAACGATCTGCAGCTTTTCATTGTCAGCTGAGACGTCGGCAACCGACGTGCGGGCCTGGCTGCCGGGCGTGAGCGCATCGACAGGATCAACCTCGGCGGTAACCTCCGAGTCGCTCCGCCCCAGCATCGTGTGCGTGCTGTCCGAGGTGCCGGCGTCCCACATCAGCGGGGCACTACTGATGAAGACCGGCTGTCCGCCGGCGTCCACGTAGGAAACCGCGTTGGCGTTGGTACGGGCCTGCAGGCCGTCGACCTTGACGGGGTAACTGATGGACTCCAAGGCGGGGTTGGCGGCGGCCTGCGGGGTGTGGACCACGAGGTTCTGCGAGAAGCCGTCCGCTGTCACCTGCACCACCAAGTCAACGTCCGGCAGGACAGACTTGTAGACGGCGTGCGAACCATCCAGCTCGGGCGTAGGAAGATCCCACGGCGAGAAGACCTGATAGGCGTGCTGCTTCTCTGTGAACTGGACCAGCGGCGCCGCGCCCCCGCCCGAAAGCACCAAGTTCTGAGCGGCCTTGGGCTCCACCGTACCGTTCGCCTGCCGCACCAGTGTGGTGTCCACAGCTACCCAGCGACCGTCTCTGCGCACCCGCTCGGGCGCCGAAGAAGTCTCCATCGTGAAGGTGCCGTCAGGGTTGGCGAAGACCTGTCCCGTCTCTGTTGTCAGCGCTTCGACCTCCGCGCGCTGACCGCTCGCCACCGCCTTCTGCGAAGCCTCTTGCTCCGCGGTCTTCGGGGGCAAGCCCTCGTCTTCCCAAAACGCCTTGCCGCGCGCCGCATCGTCCGCGGGGACCGAAGAAGTACCCTCGCGTCCTTCGGCGTTGCCGCCTTCGTCAGCGACCGCAGGCTGCAACAGCCCACCCAGCGCAACAGACGACGCGGTCAGCCCGACGATGCCAACGGCAAGGCACCGTCTCAGCCCGCGTCTCCCCCGAATGTTCAAAATTTCCCCCCGCCAACAATCAAAAATCTTCAAGAGCAGGGAGGAAATCTAAAGATCACACCAAGCGCGCGTCCAGATATCGACATTCGGACATCAATAGACAAATTGACATTAATGCGCCGGCGGCGGCATGTGAGTAACGCCACAGAAGCTGCACAGATAATCCTCAGACGGCGGTGTTCCAGAAGTCACTGAACCGTGCACGGACCAATGGAGGCCGTGACCCACATGTCGAGTTCGACGAACCATCGCTGGCAGCACCAGGACCGCAGCAAGCCCGACGCGTCCTTGATCGAAGTACCGGCAGCAACGAGGGTCGCGATTCGAATGGTGACCCTCGATCATGGGCGGTGGCCTGGAGTTCCTCGTCGTTGGCGGTACTGCGGAAGTGGCCGCTGCGGCCTGCCGCACGACGCCCCCCGCCCCGCCGAAATACGCAGGCGCCACCCCCGCCCGCCAGGCAGAATCGCCCTCATGTCCCAGCGTGCCGAACACCTGCTCGCAGCCATCGACCGGCTCTCCTACCCGCACCGCATGCGTGAGCTGGCCTCCGCTGCCCGGCGCGCCGCGGCAATGGGGGCGGTCGACGAGCTTGTGAACGAGCTCGCCGCCCGTGGCGTCCACGGACGGCGACTCGCCGCCACCGTGGCGGACATGGCGCGCCACGACACGTATCTGGAGGGCTGCCTCGCGGACCCCGACCGCCTCGTCCGCGCCCCCGCGATCAGGGCGCTGCGGCAGGGGCGGCTCACGGACGCCACCGTGATCGAGGCTCTCGAGGACGCACCCGCCGCCGTGCGGCAGCAGCTCGTGCACGCCATCGCCGTGGCGGGGCGTACGGGCCTCGCCGAGGCGCTGGTCGAGCCGACGTACCGGCGATGGGGGGCCGAGGCCGCCGCGGAACTGCTCGCCGCCTGCACGGCGGAGACCGCCGCCCGGCTGCTGCCCCGCCTGTTCCGCGGACTGAGCTCCTACCGGCTGCTCGCCGCCCGCCATCCCGCTCTGCTGCTCGCGGAGATGGAGCGACAGCTCGACACCCTCCCCGCCGTCGTACGGGACGGCTGGCTGGCCTCCCACGCGGACGCGCTCGCGCTCCTCGCCGAACGGGATCCGCTCGGCGTGCTGGCTGTGCTCGAGCGTTACGAGACGCTACCGATGCCCGTGAACCGCAAGCTGCACCTCCTGGTCGAGGCGGATCCCGGCCGCACGGTGCGGCTGCTGCTACGCCCGAAGCTGCGGTCCCGGCTGAACAGCGGCCACCTCGAACCCGCCGTGCTGCGCCGCCTCGTCCGCCACGCCCCGGCGGAACTCACCGACCTCGCCTGCGCCTGGAACGACAACGCAGCCGCTCTCGCCCGGCTGCTGGCCTGCCTGCCGCCCTCCCGCCGCGGCGCCCTGTTCGACGCGGCGATGGAGGGCAAGGACCTCGCCCACGCGGACCTCAGCCCCGCCCTGCTCGACGTACTGCCGTACGAGCGGCGCACTGCCGAGGCTCGGCGGATAGCGACGCTGGCCCGCGGCAGGGGCGCGCACTGGACGCAGATACTGACAGCAGCCGCCTATCTGCCGCCGGACGAGGTCCGTGACGACCTTCTCACCGCCGTCCGCCGCTCCGCCGCGGACGACCGCGCCACGGCGTACCCACTGCTCGTCCGCAACGCAGCACGCTCCCGCGACCCACAGGAAATGAGCCGGTTGCTGCGTGCGCTGCTGCAGCTGCGCAATGAACAGGACCCGGTCCGCAGCGCCGCCCTCTCCGCACTGGCAGAGGTGCCCCCTTCGCTGTTCGCGGAGGACGCCGCCGAGGACCTCGGACGAATCGCCATCGACGCCGTCGAAGCCCGCGACTCCTCCTGGAGCACCCGTCACGCGCTCAGCACGCTCGCCCTGTCCGTGCTGCGCGAGCACGCCGTCACGGGCGGCACGCGGCTCATCGGCTGGGCCCTCGACACCCTCACCCGGCTGTCCGGCCACACCGGCGGCGCGAACGTCGGCCGCCTCGACACCGTGCTGCGGCGCGGCCAGGAGTACGAGGTGCTGGCGGCGCTACGGCCGTGGCTGGAGGCCGCCACCGACAAGGCCGACTATTCGCTCGTCTTCGCACTCGTACGGGCACTCGGGCGGCGCGCGTGGGGGATGGCCGAACTCCAGGAGTAC from Streptomyces sp. CC0208 carries:
- a CDS encoding LamG-like jellyroll fold domain-containing protein codes for the protein MKIFDCWRGEILNIRGRRGLRRCLAVGIVGLTASSVALGGLLQPAVADEGGNAEGREGTSSVPADDAARGKAFWEDEGLPPKTAEQEASQKAVASGQRAEVEALTTETGQVFANPDGTFTMETSSAPERVRRDGRWVAVDTTLVRQANGTVEPKAAQNLVLSGGGAAPLVQFTEKQHAYQVFSPWDLPTPELDGSHAVYKSVLPDVDLVVQVTADGFSQNLVVHTPQAAANPALESISYPVKVDGLQARTNANAVSYVDAGGQPVFISSAPLMWDAGTSDSTHTMLGRSDSEVTAEVDPVDALTPGSQARTSVADVSADNEKLQIVPDQEFLQDPETTYPVVIDPPTVKAKLAGWTTVWSSELDTSFWNTSHALGVGYDAFVDNKKARSLFQFDTRAVSGKKILHAQFSAYEIWSANCTKKNVELWRTSPINSSTKWGAPSWSAKVDTVSAANGFSSDCKDAIVEFDATSAVAYTAKAKSTTTTLGLRADEGDPIAWKQFMSPKDSATTSERKPILSITYVTPPTSAPSTVKMSDPNVSCSSSSSPAIIRDTTPRLTATPTSADGSNAVLRPNFELYTGSSTTPTSLKPSAYTASGTAGTVPTATLTSGTTYHFRARTEYKYTYNGTTGYLYSPWSTASCYFKVDNTGPPKPDITSDNNVYPQCAGTTCATSPETGSVGMTGTFTIAAGAADVRRYVTWLNGVKIEDKTYSANTATHKVSVTPDKRLTNTLRVQTFDAAGNPGETRDYLFNVAKPAAAAGVWKFDEGNGTTVANAQGTANPLTLTDATWTNYARQGKGLKTNGTSSYAATSGSVVDTAGSFSVSAWANLGTRDKISTVANQNGSKVGAFQLYYSESLDRWVFNRYAADSDTASPTIVRAISTKPGVVGAWTHLLGVFDRQNQQLRLYVNGELQQETAFTTPWASTGPFEVGRFKGGGGPSSYFTGQIDQVQAYKRVVYPDELAALANLEDPATGKTQAELLAHWNMDETSGTTGADASGRANQLLLQTGAAFKATDDAGHGNVLELNEAVLGRATSAVALDDSGSFTVAGWANLAQLKLEDTTVAHSPTVFSHPGNQRNAFRLWYRQEAGETVGDWNFGVYATDVLNGPAATTVSDEVNPPGNWIHVVGVYDSVTQSAKLYVTGERQGDENGAYVADVYQPTGPLMVGGSRRHDTGAWGNALPGQLDDMRVYAGVLSEEEITQLSIVDEPPIDIG